Part of the Engraulis encrasicolus isolate BLACKSEA-1 chromosome 1, IST_EnEncr_1.0, whole genome shotgun sequence genome, attgtttttttatttactgtTGGCAAATAAATCTATTGGTTTGGAATAGTGAAATAAAAACTCCTCGGAAATTGAGAAACCAATTGAGTCTATCTGCCCACTTCATCATCAGATTAAATTGTTTCTTGAAAGTCACGAGACTACATCAGTCGATCGGAATAAATGGCAATTTTTAACCCAAgtattaaaattattattttttttgctgaaTATCTTACATTTAACGCATGTTTACGCGCGTGCTTCTGTCTGTTACACAACAATTACCTTTTAACAGAAACATTGCCACTAACATAGCTTGCCCAACATAGCCTAATAGCCATACTCCAACATACTCCCGGGGGATTTTGCTGGTTTCGCAGATAGTATGTGTTACTCTGACTTTTCAGATACTTAACCAATATTTGTTTCAATCAGTTGGCACTGGTGACTGACTTTCGTCTGCTCCCATGAACAACGTGGATCGTGACATCACCGTCTCCTGATCTCAATGCGGGTAGGGTtacaggaggggaaaaaaataaggaTGTTGTTTTTATCCAAGATGAGGAAGTCATCCCCCATCGCATGAAAAACGCAGAGAACACAGCTGCAATCTCACAAACAAGCTATTGTAACTCGTTTCCATATCTTGAGGGTGCCCGAATGCTTCTGGGTCTTTGATCATCCCACACGTCTTGGGTGGTGGGGAACTTTTCACTTGACGCGGGACTTTTTGTGAAGGAACGACCACGTTCAAAAGAGCGTTGTCGTGCGCCAGATCACACGCATCCCGTCCGTTGGCGCAGGTGGCAACAGATTGGCAAATAGATTATGATACTGGACGGACAATCAATGGAGGAGCTGGATATCGACGTGGTTGGAGACTGTAATAACAAGGACACCTCTCAGAACCAAACTCAGGACACTTCTGTGCTCGATATTGTTATGGACATAACGGAACCAAAGGATGCGCCGTCGTCTCCAATCCAAGAAATGGATGCTGGGGAAGAAGACGAACCCTCGCAAAAGAATAATTCGAATGCAATCCGGAACCCTTCGATGGTGAAGCCCCCATACTCTTACATCGCCTTAATAACGATGGCAATCCTCCAGAGTCCCAAAAAGCGCCTCACATTGAGTGAAATCTGTGACTTCATTAGCCAACGGTTTTCTTATTACCGGGAGAAATTTCCAGCCTGGCAAAATTCGATCCGACACAACTTGTCCCTAAACGACTGTTTTGTCAAAATGCCACGCGAGCCAGGCAATCCTGGTAAGGGGAATTACTGGACTCTGGATCCGATGTCTTCAGATATGTTCGAGAACGGGAGTTTCTTGCGTCGGAGGAAGCGCTTCAAGCGACAGCACTTCCGAATCGGTACACTGAAGGAGACGCCACTGGAGCTATCCGGATTGCCAGGCTTTGCCTACGGCGCGTACGGGATGGGTACGGCGCGCTTTCAGCTACCCTGCTCGGAGCTGTACAGTTCTGGCATGGACCATCACACGGGGTCCTCCTGTGTCCCCACCATCTCGCCTTTCAACAGCATCTTGCCGGCGTTGTCCAATCTCTTCTGTAGGACCGCGGGTTCACGCCAGAAAGGTTATCTTCCATCGCAACCACTTACATTTGAGTCCCTGGACACAAGTCGAGGCACCCCGGCGGTGTCAGCCCCGGTCCACCTTAATCCGTTTTTACCACCCGCTGCCATTCAGCCAGTTGGCACGGAACATCTTCTTAACTTTCAGGAGTACTGCAGGTTTCATTCTCTAAACGGCACAGGGCTTGCCAATAAAATTTTACAACACCTTGGTGACGCCAGCACACAgctgttacagtaggctatacaggTAGCCACGAGTGGCACGTGTTGGAACGAATTATCAAATGTTGTAGCCCAATGTCTGGCCTCTGCTCATTAGACATGGAAGTCTCCTAATGATCTGTTAGGACAAAGTCGGCGTTGCTGTCTGTAATAAATTACATTTCCCCTCAGTATTGTTTGAACTTACTTCATGTGTTTTTActgattatttatttttatgtccGGAAAGTTACAGTGCGCGCGCAGTGAAAGCGAGGAAATGTGACACCACGTTGGTGATGTTGCAAATTTGACAAATGCGCTTATGCTTTCCATGTTGCTACATGTATGAACCCACGGACTGATGCCAAATTGTGTATTAAATAAAGAAAAGCTGAATATTAAATAACTCTAGGCCTACGTTTAGTTTTTCGTTATCCTAGGCCCTTGGATTTTTTAAACCAAGATGAAAAATGACGTTGAGATCTGAATAGGCTATTCAAATGACAATTATTCTAAAATTGAAATTCCGTCTAGGCAATAAGGCAAGGCAAACTAGTGTATAAAAAGGTTATATAAATAGATGACATAAAAACTAGTGAAATGTATAGGTTTCCGATGGTTTGAGATTGGTTTCTGACAAACCGACCATAACGGAGAGTGTCTTTTGCGCTTGCAGCATGGCTTAGCCCCCTCTTCAGTGATTGCTGGTTTCAAGCGCTAGATGTCAAGGGCAATGCCGTGCAATAATAATAACGACAAATACAGTTCCATGTCGGACAATACTTTGATTGTCATTCCTGCCTGTGTGCAGTGAAAGTAATGCTAAAATGTACCTTCATTTCTTTCTAGAGCAAATGATCTCAGACATGCATTTTGGAATACGCATACATGAACAGGGAGGGAATGATTTGATGTAGCCTAACGACTGTGATTAAAACATGTGTCCGATTATTTTGGCCAGGTCATATTTGCATCATAATGTTCTAGAGCCGCTAGTATGTACTCAGTGTACCCGAATGCCTGCTTGTGACCAAGGCTGAATCTCCGAAGTGGATGGCATTGGAATATATTCAGCAATACATGTAAATCTAcgaaagggagaaaggggggaaaggggaTGTTTAACAGCCAAAAGCTTTCcattatctcccccccccccacacacacacacacacactgttctggtTGTGTGTTGTTATTGAGACACTAAATAAGTACCACATGATCACTGCACAACACATCCTGTATTACAGTTGCTTCATTTATCAAACACATCTGCCAGTGCAGACATCAAACATTTCTATTCCTCTACGTTGAGTTTTTCATCCACGGTTTGAGTCTGGCATCTCTGGTATTGATGTGGCTAGGTGCTTTGTACACGGACGTTTTGTTGTGTCTCTGGCGAGTGGTGACGACTATGCTGACCATGGTTGGCTGGCAGCTTCGGGGGGTACAGCGTTTGGCCACCTGCAAAGCAGTAACTGtgtgggggagatgagaggaaatcAAATGCAAACCTGTGGGCTCCATGAAGTCCCTCATTcttgtgagagcgagagagagagagagagagagagagagagagggaaagagagcatgTGAATATATCCGAGACAACTGATGGAGCTGTGGCATATGCATGCGTGGgcagaactttttttttaaatatatattttttggtctttttgactttatttgtgatagtatagtgaagttggtgacaggaagcgagtggggggagagagagatggggaagggctggcaaaggacccgggccgggaatcgaacccaggtcggacgCATCGTAgaggagtgccctaccgttgggcCGCGGCTCGCAGCTTTGGGGTACAGCGTTTGGCCACCTGCAAAGCTATAACTGTGTGGGGGAGACGAGGAAATCAAATGCAAACCTGCCTGTGAGCTCCatcataaagtcataaaagactaGACTACAGTCCATTGTAAGCAAAACAAGGGGTTTGAAGATAGTAtttgtttaatacattaaacattgtgtgtgtgtgtgtgtgtgtgtgtgtgtgtgtgtgtgtgtgtgtgtgtgtgtgtgtgtgtgtgtgtgtgtgtgtgtgtgtgtgtgtgtgtgtgtgtgtgtgtgtgtgtgtgtgttagagagagagagagagagagagagagagggagagagagagggagagaggatatgTGAGACATAttattaatataatattattGGAGCTGTGGCCTGTGCATGCGCTGGTAGAActgaatagaattaaatagaatatATTTCACTTGTCATTAACTAGTACAACACAATTAAGCAATCATTTTTtagtgaagtaataaataattaaGATAAAAGACTAGAAAAAATACTCAAAAAACTCAACACATATATCTATATATCCcaaccacacacatccacatgtccAAGTACATAGGCTACTTCAAACCTCACACACCACATATCACAGTCATACCCAACACATTAATTGAACATCAACATTAAATTATACTTCTGTAGCATAATTTAATGCAGTAGTGGCTGCTGGTAAAAGCtgcttttcagtctgtttgttctGTATAGGATTGTGGTAAATCATCCATTTCCTTCGTCTCCATTGTACAGTGACCCACAGCAAAGGAGATTAATACAGACCACATTCCCTCGATAATGCCATTACTACTTTGTTGTCCATTTTGTTGTATCAAACAGAATATAAAAACTACAAAGTTGACTCAAAATTGcttcacatacacattcacacgttGACTCGGAAGGCTGCCGTACAAGACGATAATGTCCGAGGTTGTAGAAAGGAGAAATACATTAGGCCTAGCATTTTATTTGCAGTCAAACctttaaacacagacacacagacacagacacacacacacacacacacacacacacacacacacacacacacacacacacacacacacacacacacacactgtctctctctctctctctctctctctctctctctctctctctctctctctctctcggacacagCATCTCACAGCCTCATGTCTATGCCCGTGAGcagcagtgtagtctacttttttatggtgggtaaaccatcatcagtggtgtagtctacttttttatggtgggtatactgtacatttgagcattttttgaagtgggtatactgtatatttttgtgctattcaaaacaatggatcaatcaattttaagtgggtatactgaaatccctgaaatttagaagtgggtatactccgtatacccgcattctacgtagactacaccactgccggtGAGACAGGTGGGTTGTTGACAGACCCCTCTCCTCAAACTCCTACTCATACAAACCCTCTCCTCCCATTCTCACGCCTAAACTCTGAATGTGGAAAGCCCTCAAAGGCTCTCTATATGTATGTTCCAACACCGCttgcaccaacccccccccccccccaaagcctGAACATTTCCAGTCGAGGGGTTGGTGGGGGCAACGCTGAAAGGCTTCGGCGTCTTGTCTATCGTCACCGTAAATGGCTGCAGAGCATGTAAATCCATCTCGTAACTGTCATGAAtgcagtgtttctctctctctctctcacacacattctctttcggtctctctctctctctctctctctctctccccctctccctcctccaagaGCTCCGCTTGTCTGAGCTACAGTTCCACTCTCAACAGtactagcagagagagtagagagagagactattattgcaagggggagtggggagaaaaccccctttaggcagacctaggcagaactaaggactgttctattcaatgctaggagtattatgacacgcccctttaggcagaccggaacctggttatgttagg contains:
- the LOC134438753 gene encoding forkhead box protein D1-like, which translates into the protein MILDGQSMEELDIDVVGDCNNKDTSQNQTQDTSVLDIVMDITEPKDAPSSPIQEMDAGEEDEPSQKNNSNAIRNPSMVKPPYSYIALITMAILQSPKKRLTLSEICDFISQRFSYYREKFPAWQNSIRHNLSLNDCFVKMPREPGNPGKGNYWTLDPMSSDMFENGSFLRRRKRFKRQHFRIGTLKETPLELSGLPGFAYGAYGMGTARFQLPCSELYSSGMDHHTGSSCVPTISPFNSILPALSNLFCRTAGSRQKGYLPSQPLTFESLDTSRGTPAVSAPVHLNPFLPPAAIQPVGTEHLLNFQEYCRFHSLNGTGLANKILQHLGDASTQLLQ